The following coding sequences are from one Cervus canadensis isolate Bull #8, Minnesota chromosome 4, ASM1932006v1, whole genome shotgun sequence window:
- the LOC122440096 gene encoding serine/threonine-protein phosphatase PP1-gamma catalytic subunit, whose protein sequence is MADIDKLNIDSIIQRLLEVRGSKPGKNVQLQENEIRGLCLKSREIFLSQPILLELEAPLKICGDIHGQYYDLLRLFEYGGFPPESNYLFPGDYVDRGKQSLETVCLLLAYKIKYPENFFLLRGNHECASINRIYGFYDECKRRYNIKLWKTFTDCFNCLPIAAIVDEKIFCCHGGLSPDLQSMEQIRRIMRPTDVPDQGLLCDLLWSDPDKDVLGWGENDRGVSFTFGAEVVAKFLHKHDLDLICRAHQVVEDGYEFFAKRQLVTLFSAPNYCGEFDNAGAMMSMDETLMCSFQILKPAEKKKPNATRPVTPPRGMITKQAKK, encoded by the coding sequence ATGGCGGATATAGATAAACTCAACATCGACAGCATCATCCAACGGCTGCTGGAAGTGAGAGGGTCCAAGCCTGGTAAAAATGTCCAGCTACAGGAGAATGAAATCAGAGGACTGTGCTTAAAGTCCCGAGAGATCTTTCTCAGTCAGCCTATCCTGCTAGAACTTGAAGCACCACTCAAGATATGTGGTGATATCCATGGGCAATACTATGATTTGCTTCGACTTTTTGAGTATGGTGGTTTCCCGCCAGAAAGCAATTACCTGTTTCCTGGGGACTATGTGGACAGGGGAAAACAATCACTGGAGACTGTCTGCCTCTTGTTGGCTTACAAAATCAAATATCccgagaatttttttcttctcagaggAAACCACGAATGTGCCAGCATCAATAGAATATATGGATTTTATGATGAAtgtaaaagaagatataacattaaACTATGGAAAACTTTCACAGACTGCTTTAACTGTTTACCGATAGCAGCCATCGTGGATGAGAAAATATTCTGCTGTCATGGAGGTTTATCACCAGATCTTCAATCTATGGAGCAGATTCGGCGAATTATGCGACCAACTGATGTACCAGATCAAGGTCTTCTTTGTGATCTTTTGTGGTCTGACCCCGATAAAGATGTCTTAGGCTGGGGTGAAAATGACAGAGGAGTGTCCTTCACATTTGGTGCAGAAGTGGTTGCAAAATTTCTCCATAAGCATGATTTGGATCTTATATGTAGAGCCCATCAGGTGGTTGAAGATGGATATGAATTTTTTGCAAAGAGGCAGTTGGTCACTCTGTTTTCTGCGCCCAATTATTGTGGAGAGTTTGACAATGCAGGTGCCATGATGAGTATGGACGAAACACTAATGTgttcttttcagattttaaagCCTGCAGAGAAAAAGAAGCCAAATGCCACGAGACCCGTCACACCTCCAAGGGGTATGATCACAAAgcaagcaaagaaatag